In Anser cygnoides isolate HZ-2024a breed goose chromosome 23, Taihu_goose_T2T_genome, whole genome shotgun sequence, the following are encoded in one genomic region:
- the ATP13A2 gene encoding polyamine-transporting ATPase 13A2 isoform X5: MGAGDSSRLLGSPRPGYGTLQQDADKSCMEVTGYQTKPWRVALCHACSVLTAGLLLLLFHWKPSLEVRAKCEPCALGQADWVIIRDRFGQCFTTRVRTEALGEGSSLEHHPGARPEDRRTSIVIGVADEEESRDTIRLHEKEEKNTLRYYLFEGLRYVWIERWQAYCKVSVLDEGWTCADLHLSQAGLDQQDHNTRRKIYGPNLIEVPVKSYARLLVEEVLNPFYIFQVFSIVLWVCDAYYYYAACIFLISTISLGLSLYETRKQSTTLQNMAKMSVGVRVRRPDGEEAVVSSADLVPGDCISLPSDGMLVPCDAALLTGECMVNESMLTGESVPVMKTPLPACSGAASAVYSPEEHRRHTLFCGTQVIQAKSYVGKEVLAVVTRTGFCTAKGDLISSILYPKPVSFKFYKDSVKFVLFLAVLAFIGTLYSILILVKNQVPVGQIIIRALDLVTVIVPPALPAAMTVGTIYAQNRLKKQGIFCISPPRINLCGKIRLVCFDKTGTLTEEGLDVWGVVPLENHRFMPVVYEPRHLPGGPLLYALAACHTVSLLRAQPIGDPVDLKMMESTGWRLEMMEEDEGELPSFQQFGTKVLAVMKPPPEAEQPPGRKHQSPVGILRRFPFSSSLQRTSVLAKLPGEDAAQAYVKGAPEMVASLCRKETVPPDFSQMLRLYTTDGFRVLALAYKPLSTVTTFEEALQLTRDSAESSLTFLGFLVMKNVLKPESEPVIRLLRNANVRPVMVTGDNMLTAVNVARSCRMVEPKEQVIFVSACPPSHDKPAALKFIPAELSQGEEQPEGLYQQDGCLPQPCHLALNGKSFAVVREHFPELLPKILIRATVFARMSPDQKTQLVCSLQELNYCVGMCGDGANDCGALKAADVGISLSEAEASVASPFTSRIANIECVPTVIREGRCSLVTSFGVFKYMALYSLVQFVSVLLLYTINTNLSDFQFLFFDLIITTTVAVLMGRTGPAKELGAERPQGALISVLVLGSLLLQTALLITVQVLSYFITVSQSWYVPLNSTVTAPQNLPNYENTVLFCVTGFQYLILAVAMSKGYPFREPLYTNVLFLAVLVILFGLMVWLTLYPLGFPKTLLKLQGIDDLNFKLLLLGIATLNFFAAFVLETALDHGLLSCLRKLRRKKASKKLFKRLEKELSQQQPSWPPLNEPLIATPRLSIAVR, from the exons ATGGGCGCAGGAG acagcagcaggctgctgggcagccCGCGGCCGGGCTACGGGACGCTGCAGCAAGACGCCGATAAATCCTGCATG GAGGTCACCGGCTACCAGACCAAGCCGTGGCGGGTGGCCCTGTGCCACGCGTGCTCCGTGCTGACGGcggggctcctgctgctgctcttccactGGAAACCCAGCCTGGAGGTGCGGGCGAAGTGCGAGCCCTGCGCCCTGGGCCAGGCAGACTGGGTCATCATCAGG GACCGCTTCGGACAGTGCTTCACCACGCGTGTGCGGACGGAGGCGCTGGGCGAAGGCAG CAGCCTGGAGCATCACCCGGGGGCCAGGCCGGAGGACCGGAGGACCAGCATCGTCATCGGCGTGGCGGACGAGGAGGAGAGCCGGGACACCATCCGGCTCCATGAGAAGGAAGAG aaGAACACCTTGCGCTACTATCTCTTCGAGGGCTTGCGTTACGTCTGGATCGAAAGGTGGCAGGCGTACTGCAAAGTCAG CGTCCTGGATGAAGGCTGGACCTGTGCGGATCTCCACCTCTCCCAGGCTGGGCTTGACCAGCAAGACCACAACACCAG AAGGAAGATCTACGGACCGAACCTCATCGAGGTGCCGGTCAAGTCCTACGCGAGGCTCTTGGTGGAGGAG GTACTCAACCCCTTCTACATCTTCCAAGTGTTCAGCATCGTGCTGTGGGTCTGCGATGCCTACTACTACTACGCTGCCTGCATCTTCCTCATCTCCACCATCTCCCTGGGGCTGTCCCTCTACGAGACGAGGAAG CAAAGCACCACGCTGCAGAACATGGCCAAGATGTCAGTCGGCGTCCGAGTCCGCCGCCCTGACGGAG AGGAGGCAGTGGTGAGCTCCGCGGACCTGGTGCCAGGCGATTGCATCAGCCTCCCCTCGGATGGGATGCTGGTCCCCTGCGACGCCGCGCTGCTGACGGGCGAGTGCATGGTCAACGAGAGCATGCTGACGG GGGAGAGCGTGCCAGTGATGAAAACGCCTCTCCCGGCCTGCAGCGGGGCCGCCAGCGCTGTCTACTCTCCCGAGGAGCACCGGCGGCACACGCTGTTCTGCGGGACGCAGGTCATCCAAGCCAAGTCCTACGTGGGCAAGGAGGTGCTGGCCGTGGTCACCCGCACAG GGTTCTGCACGGCCAAAGGGGATCTCATCAGCTCCATCCTCTACCCCAAGCCCGTCAGCTTCAAGTTCTACAAGGACTCTGTGAAGTTTGTCCTGTTCCTCGCTGTCCTGG CTTTTATCGGCACGCTGTACAGCATCCTCATCTTGGTTAAAAACCAG GTTCCCGTGGGGCAAATCATCATCCGTGCCCTCGACCTCGTCACCGTCATCGTGCCGCCGGCTCTCCCGGCCGCTATGACCGTGGGCACCATCTACGCCCAGAACAGGCTGAAGAAACAGGGCATCTTCTGCATCAGCCCTCCCCGCATCAACCTGTGCGGCAAGATCCGCCTGGTTTGCTTCGACAAG ACCGGGACGCTCACGGAGGAAGGGCTGGATGTCTGGGGAGTGGTCCCGCTGGAGAACCACCGTTTCATGCCTGTCGTCTACGAGCCACGCCACCTGCCCGGCGGCCCCCTGCTCTATGCCCTGGCCGCCTGCCACACCGTCTCGCTGCTGCGGGCGCAGCCCATCGGGGACCCCGTGGACCTCAAGATGATGGAATCCACCGGCTGG CGCCTGGAGATGATGGAGGAGGATGAAGGCGAGCTGCCCAGCTTCCAGCAGTTTGGGACGAAGGTCCTGGCCGTGATGAAGCCTCCGCCCGAGGCAGAACAGCCGCCAGGCAGG AAGCACCAGTCACCCGTGGGGATCCTCCGGcgcttccccttctcctcctccctgcagagGACAAGCGTCCTGGCAAAGCTGCCTGGTGAGGATGCAGCCCAAGCCTATGTCAAGGGGGCACCGGAGATGGTGGCCAGCCTTTGCAGGAAGGAAACAG TGCCCCCGGATTTCTCCCAGATGCTGCGGCTCTACACCACGGACGGTTTCCGCGTCCTGGCTCTGGCTTACAAACCTCTGAGCACGGTGACGACCTTCGAGGAGGCCCTGCAGCTGACGAG GGactctgcagagagcagcctgACCTTCCTTGGGTTCCTCGTCATGAAAAACGTCCTCAAGCCAGAGTCCGAGCCCGTGATCCGCCTCCTGAGGAACGCCAACGTCCGCCCCGTCATGGTGACAG gagacAACATGCTGACAGCCGTGAACGTGGCCAGGAGCTGCCGCATGGTGGAGCCCAAGGAGCAGGTCATCTTTGTGAGCGCCTGCCCGCCCAGCCACGACAAACCTGCTGCCCTGAAATTCATCCCCGCCGAGCTCTCACAGGGCGAGGAGCAGCCGGAG GGTCTGTACCAGCAGGATGGGTGCCTCCCGCAGCCCTGCCACCTGGCGCTGAACGGCAAGTCCTTCGCTGTGGTTCGCGAGCACTTTCCTGAGCTGCTGCCCAAG ATCCTCATCCGAGCAACAGTTTTTGCCCGCATGTCGCCCGACCAGAAGACTCAGCTGGTGTGCAGCCTGCAGGAGCTCAA CTACTGCGTGGGGATGTGCGGGGATGGGGCCAACGACTGCGGGGCGCTGAAGGCAGCCGACGTGGGCATCTCGCTCTCGGAGGCAGAGGCATCTGTGGCATCGCCGTTCACCTCCCGCATTGCCAACATCGAGTGTGTGCCCACGGTCATCCG GGAGGGCAGGTGCTCGCTGGTCACCTCCTTCGGGGTGTTTAAGTACATGGCCCTGTACAGCCTGGTGCAGTTCGTGTCCGTGCTGCTGCTCTACACG ATTAACACCAACCTGAGCGACTTCCAGTTCCTCTTCTTCGACCTGATCATCACCACCACCGTGGCGGTGCTGATGGGTCGGACGGGTCCCGCCAAGGAGCTGGGAGCCGAGCGTCCCCAAGGGGCGCTGATCAGCGTCCTcgtgctgggcagcctgctcctccAGACGGCTCTGCTCATCACTGTGCAAGTCCTCAGCTACTTCATCACCGTCTCGCAGAGCTG GTACGTGCCACTGAACAGCACGGTGACGGCTCCCCAGAACCTGCCCAACTATGAGAACACCGTCCTCTTCTGCGTCACGGGCTTCCAGTACCTCATCCTGGCAGTCGCCATGTCCAAGGGGTACCCATTTCGGGAGCCGCTCTACACCAATG TGCTCTTCCTGGCGGTCCTCGTCATCCTCTTTGGCCTCATGGTATGGCTGACCCTGTATCCGCTGGGCTTCCCCAAAACCCTGCTGAAGCTGCAGGGCATCGATGACTTGAAtttcaagctgctgctgctgggaattGCCACGCTCAACTTCTTCGCCGCCTTCGTGCTGGAG ACCGCCCTGGACCACGGCTTGCTCAGCTGCTTGCGCAAGCTGCGCAGGAAGAAAGCATCCAAAAAGCTTTtcaagaggctggagaaggagctgagccagcagcagccatctTGGCCACCCCTTAACGAACCGCTCATCGCTACTCCCAGGCTGTCCATCGCCGTGAGATAG
- the ATP13A2 gene encoding polyamine-transporting ATPase 13A2 isoform X8 yields MEVTGYQTKPWRVALCHACSVLTAGLLLLLFHWKPSLEVRAKCEPCALGQADWVIIRDRFGQCFTTRVRTEALGEGSSLEHHPGARPEDRRTSIVIGVADEEESRDTIRLHEKEEKNTLRYYLFEGLRYVWIERWQAYCKVSVLDEGWTCADLHLSQAGLDQQDHNTRRKIYGPNLIEVPVKSYARLLVEEVLNPFYIFQVFSIVLWVCDAYYYYAACIFLISTISLGLSLYETRKQSTTLQNMAKMSVGVRVRRPDGEEAVVSSADLVPGDCISLPSDGMLVPCDAALLTGECMVNESMLTGESVPVMKTPLPACSGAASAVYSPEEHRRHTLFCGTQVIQAKSYVGKEVLAVVTRTGFCTAKGDLISSILYPKPVSFKFYKDSVKFVLFLAVLAFIGTLYSILILVKNQVPVGQIIIRALDLVTVIVPPALPAAMTVGTIYAQNRLKKQGIFCISPPRINLCGKIRLVCFDKTGTLTEEGLDVWGVVPLENHRFMPVVYEPRHLPGGPLLYALAACHTVSLLRAQPIGDPVDLKMMESTGWRLEMMEEDEGELPSFQQFGTKVLAVMKPPPEAEQPPGRKHQSPVGILRRFPFSSSLQRTSVLAKLPGEDAAQAYVKGAPEMVASLCRKETVPPDFSQMLRLYTTDGFRVLALAYKPLSTVTTFEEALQLTRDSAESSLTFLGFLVMKNVLKPESEPVIRLLRNANVRPVMVTGDNMLTAVNVARSCRMVEPKEQVIFVSACPPSHDKPAALKFIPAELSQGEEQPEGLYQQDGCLPQPCHLALNGKSFAVVREHFPELLPKILIRATVFARMSPDQKTQLVCSLQELNYCVGMCGDGANDCGALKAADVGISLSEAEASVASPFTSRIANIECVPTVIREGRCSLVTSFGVFKYMALYSLVQFVSVLLLYTINTNLSDFQFLFFDLIITTTVAVLMGRTGPAKELGAERPQGALISVLVLGSLLLQTALLITVQVLSYFITVSQSWYVPLNSTVTAPQNLPNYENTVLFCVTGFQYLILAVAMSKGYPFREPLYTNVLFLAVLVILFGLMVWLTLYPLGFPKTLLKLQGIDDLNFKLLLLGIATLNFFAAFVLETALDHGLLSCLRKLRRKKASKKLFKRLEKELSQQQPSWPPLNEPLIATPRLSIAVR; encoded by the exons ATG GAGGTCACCGGCTACCAGACCAAGCCGTGGCGGGTGGCCCTGTGCCACGCGTGCTCCGTGCTGACGGcggggctcctgctgctgctcttccactGGAAACCCAGCCTGGAGGTGCGGGCGAAGTGCGAGCCCTGCGCCCTGGGCCAGGCAGACTGGGTCATCATCAGG GACCGCTTCGGACAGTGCTTCACCACGCGTGTGCGGACGGAGGCGCTGGGCGAAGGCAG CAGCCTGGAGCATCACCCGGGGGCCAGGCCGGAGGACCGGAGGACCAGCATCGTCATCGGCGTGGCGGACGAGGAGGAGAGCCGGGACACCATCCGGCTCCATGAGAAGGAAGAG aaGAACACCTTGCGCTACTATCTCTTCGAGGGCTTGCGTTACGTCTGGATCGAAAGGTGGCAGGCGTACTGCAAAGTCAG CGTCCTGGATGAAGGCTGGACCTGTGCGGATCTCCACCTCTCCCAGGCTGGGCTTGACCAGCAAGACCACAACACCAG AAGGAAGATCTACGGACCGAACCTCATCGAGGTGCCGGTCAAGTCCTACGCGAGGCTCTTGGTGGAGGAG GTACTCAACCCCTTCTACATCTTCCAAGTGTTCAGCATCGTGCTGTGGGTCTGCGATGCCTACTACTACTACGCTGCCTGCATCTTCCTCATCTCCACCATCTCCCTGGGGCTGTCCCTCTACGAGACGAGGAAG CAAAGCACCACGCTGCAGAACATGGCCAAGATGTCAGTCGGCGTCCGAGTCCGCCGCCCTGACGGAG AGGAGGCAGTGGTGAGCTCCGCGGACCTGGTGCCAGGCGATTGCATCAGCCTCCCCTCGGATGGGATGCTGGTCCCCTGCGACGCCGCGCTGCTGACGGGCGAGTGCATGGTCAACGAGAGCATGCTGACGG GGGAGAGCGTGCCAGTGATGAAAACGCCTCTCCCGGCCTGCAGCGGGGCCGCCAGCGCTGTCTACTCTCCCGAGGAGCACCGGCGGCACACGCTGTTCTGCGGGACGCAGGTCATCCAAGCCAAGTCCTACGTGGGCAAGGAGGTGCTGGCCGTGGTCACCCGCACAG GGTTCTGCACGGCCAAAGGGGATCTCATCAGCTCCATCCTCTACCCCAAGCCCGTCAGCTTCAAGTTCTACAAGGACTCTGTGAAGTTTGTCCTGTTCCTCGCTGTCCTGG CTTTTATCGGCACGCTGTACAGCATCCTCATCTTGGTTAAAAACCAG GTTCCCGTGGGGCAAATCATCATCCGTGCCCTCGACCTCGTCACCGTCATCGTGCCGCCGGCTCTCCCGGCCGCTATGACCGTGGGCACCATCTACGCCCAGAACAGGCTGAAGAAACAGGGCATCTTCTGCATCAGCCCTCCCCGCATCAACCTGTGCGGCAAGATCCGCCTGGTTTGCTTCGACAAG ACCGGGACGCTCACGGAGGAAGGGCTGGATGTCTGGGGAGTGGTCCCGCTGGAGAACCACCGTTTCATGCCTGTCGTCTACGAGCCACGCCACCTGCCCGGCGGCCCCCTGCTCTATGCCCTGGCCGCCTGCCACACCGTCTCGCTGCTGCGGGCGCAGCCCATCGGGGACCCCGTGGACCTCAAGATGATGGAATCCACCGGCTGG CGCCTGGAGATGATGGAGGAGGATGAAGGCGAGCTGCCCAGCTTCCAGCAGTTTGGGACGAAGGTCCTGGCCGTGATGAAGCCTCCGCCCGAGGCAGAACAGCCGCCAGGCAGG AAGCACCAGTCACCCGTGGGGATCCTCCGGcgcttccccttctcctcctccctgcagagGACAAGCGTCCTGGCAAAGCTGCCTGGTGAGGATGCAGCCCAAGCCTATGTCAAGGGGGCACCGGAGATGGTGGCCAGCCTTTGCAGGAAGGAAACAG TGCCCCCGGATTTCTCCCAGATGCTGCGGCTCTACACCACGGACGGTTTCCGCGTCCTGGCTCTGGCTTACAAACCTCTGAGCACGGTGACGACCTTCGAGGAGGCCCTGCAGCTGACGAG GGactctgcagagagcagcctgACCTTCCTTGGGTTCCTCGTCATGAAAAACGTCCTCAAGCCAGAGTCCGAGCCCGTGATCCGCCTCCTGAGGAACGCCAACGTCCGCCCCGTCATGGTGACAG gagacAACATGCTGACAGCCGTGAACGTGGCCAGGAGCTGCCGCATGGTGGAGCCCAAGGAGCAGGTCATCTTTGTGAGCGCCTGCCCGCCCAGCCACGACAAACCTGCTGCCCTGAAATTCATCCCCGCCGAGCTCTCACAGGGCGAGGAGCAGCCGGAG GGTCTGTACCAGCAGGATGGGTGCCTCCCGCAGCCCTGCCACCTGGCGCTGAACGGCAAGTCCTTCGCTGTGGTTCGCGAGCACTTTCCTGAGCTGCTGCCCAAG ATCCTCATCCGAGCAACAGTTTTTGCCCGCATGTCGCCCGACCAGAAGACTCAGCTGGTGTGCAGCCTGCAGGAGCTCAA CTACTGCGTGGGGATGTGCGGGGATGGGGCCAACGACTGCGGGGCGCTGAAGGCAGCCGACGTGGGCATCTCGCTCTCGGAGGCAGAGGCATCTGTGGCATCGCCGTTCACCTCCCGCATTGCCAACATCGAGTGTGTGCCCACGGTCATCCG GGAGGGCAGGTGCTCGCTGGTCACCTCCTTCGGGGTGTTTAAGTACATGGCCCTGTACAGCCTGGTGCAGTTCGTGTCCGTGCTGCTGCTCTACACG ATTAACACCAACCTGAGCGACTTCCAGTTCCTCTTCTTCGACCTGATCATCACCACCACCGTGGCGGTGCTGATGGGTCGGACGGGTCCCGCCAAGGAGCTGGGAGCCGAGCGTCCCCAAGGGGCGCTGATCAGCGTCCTcgtgctgggcagcctgctcctccAGACGGCTCTGCTCATCACTGTGCAAGTCCTCAGCTACTTCATCACCGTCTCGCAGAGCTG GTACGTGCCACTGAACAGCACGGTGACGGCTCCCCAGAACCTGCCCAACTATGAGAACACCGTCCTCTTCTGCGTCACGGGCTTCCAGTACCTCATCCTGGCAGTCGCCATGTCCAAGGGGTACCCATTTCGGGAGCCGCTCTACACCAATG TGCTCTTCCTGGCGGTCCTCGTCATCCTCTTTGGCCTCATGGTATGGCTGACCCTGTATCCGCTGGGCTTCCCCAAAACCCTGCTGAAGCTGCAGGGCATCGATGACTTGAAtttcaagctgctgctgctgggaattGCCACGCTCAACTTCTTCGCCGCCTTCGTGCTGGAG ACCGCCCTGGACCACGGCTTGCTCAGCTGCTTGCGCAAGCTGCGCAGGAAGAAAGCATCCAAAAAGCTTTtcaagaggctggagaaggagctgagccagcagcagccatctTGGCCACCCCTTAACGAACCGCTCATCGCTACTCCCAGGCTGTCCATCGCCGTGAGATAG
- the ATP13A2 gene encoding polyamine-transporting ATPase 13A2 isoform X1 produces MGGHGKVGAEQDSSRLLGSPRPGYGTLQQDADKSCMEVTGYQTKPWRVALCHACSVLTAGLLLLLFHWKPSLEVRAKCEPCALGQADWVIIRDRFGQCFTTRVRTEALGEGSSLEHHPGARPEDRRTSIVIGVADEEESRDTIRLHEKEEKNTLRYYLFEGLRYVWIERWQAYCKVSVLDEGWTCADLHLSQAGLDQQDHNTRRKIYGPNLIEVPVKSYARLLVEEVLNPFYIFQVFSIVLWVCDAYYYYAACIFLISTISLGLSLYETRKQSTTLQNMAKMSVGVRVRRPDGEEAVVSSADLVPGDCISLPSDGMLVPCDAALLTGECMVNESMLTGESVPVMKTPLPACSGAASAVYSPEEHRRHTLFCGTQVIQAKSYVGKEVLAVVTRTGFCTAKGDLISSILYPKPVSFKFYKDSVKFVLFLAVLAFIGTLYSILILVKNQVPVGQIIIRALDLVTVIVPPALPAAMTVGTIYAQNRLKKQGIFCISPPRINLCGKIRLVCFDKTGTLTEEGLDVWGVVPLENHRFMPVVYEPRHLPGGPLLYALAACHTVSLLRAQPIGDPVDLKMMESTGWRLEMMEEDEGELPSFQQFGTKVLAVMKPPPEAEQPPGRKHQSPVGILRRFPFSSSLQRTSVLAKLPGEDAAQAYVKGAPEMVASLCRKETVPPDFSQMLRLYTTDGFRVLALAYKPLSTVTTFEEALQLTRDSAESSLTFLGFLVMKNVLKPESEPVIRLLRNANVRPVMVTGDNMLTAVNVARSCRMVEPKEQVIFVSACPPSHDKPAALKFIPAELSQGEEQPEGLYQQDGCLPQPCHLALNGKSFAVVREHFPELLPKILIRATVFARMSPDQKTQLVCSLQELNYCVGMCGDGANDCGALKAADVGISLSEAEASVASPFTSRIANIECVPTVIREGRCSLVTSFGVFKYMALYSLVQFVSVLLLYTINTNLSDFQFLFFDLIITTTVAVLMGRTGPAKELGAERPQGALISVLVLGSLLLQTALLITVQVLSYFITVSQSWYVPLNSTVTAPQNLPNYENTVLFCVTGFQYLILAVAMSKGYPFREPLYTNVLFLAVLVILFGLMVWLTLYPLGFPKTLLKLQGIDDLNFKLLLLGIATLNFFAAFVLETALDHGLLSCLRKLRRKKASKKLFKRLEKELSQQQPSWPPLNEPLIATPRLSIAVR; encoded by the exons ATGGGAGGCCACGGGAAGGTGGGCGCTGAGCAAG acagcagcaggctgctgggcagccCGCGGCCGGGCTACGGGACGCTGCAGCAAGACGCCGATAAATCCTGCATG GAGGTCACCGGCTACCAGACCAAGCCGTGGCGGGTGGCCCTGTGCCACGCGTGCTCCGTGCTGACGGcggggctcctgctgctgctcttccactGGAAACCCAGCCTGGAGGTGCGGGCGAAGTGCGAGCCCTGCGCCCTGGGCCAGGCAGACTGGGTCATCATCAGG GACCGCTTCGGACAGTGCTTCACCACGCGTGTGCGGACGGAGGCGCTGGGCGAAGGCAG CAGCCTGGAGCATCACCCGGGGGCCAGGCCGGAGGACCGGAGGACCAGCATCGTCATCGGCGTGGCGGACGAGGAGGAGAGCCGGGACACCATCCGGCTCCATGAGAAGGAAGAG aaGAACACCTTGCGCTACTATCTCTTCGAGGGCTTGCGTTACGTCTGGATCGAAAGGTGGCAGGCGTACTGCAAAGTCAG CGTCCTGGATGAAGGCTGGACCTGTGCGGATCTCCACCTCTCCCAGGCTGGGCTTGACCAGCAAGACCACAACACCAG AAGGAAGATCTACGGACCGAACCTCATCGAGGTGCCGGTCAAGTCCTACGCGAGGCTCTTGGTGGAGGAG GTACTCAACCCCTTCTACATCTTCCAAGTGTTCAGCATCGTGCTGTGGGTCTGCGATGCCTACTACTACTACGCTGCCTGCATCTTCCTCATCTCCACCATCTCCCTGGGGCTGTCCCTCTACGAGACGAGGAAG CAAAGCACCACGCTGCAGAACATGGCCAAGATGTCAGTCGGCGTCCGAGTCCGCCGCCCTGACGGAG AGGAGGCAGTGGTGAGCTCCGCGGACCTGGTGCCAGGCGATTGCATCAGCCTCCCCTCGGATGGGATGCTGGTCCCCTGCGACGCCGCGCTGCTGACGGGCGAGTGCATGGTCAACGAGAGCATGCTGACGG GGGAGAGCGTGCCAGTGATGAAAACGCCTCTCCCGGCCTGCAGCGGGGCCGCCAGCGCTGTCTACTCTCCCGAGGAGCACCGGCGGCACACGCTGTTCTGCGGGACGCAGGTCATCCAAGCCAAGTCCTACGTGGGCAAGGAGGTGCTGGCCGTGGTCACCCGCACAG GGTTCTGCACGGCCAAAGGGGATCTCATCAGCTCCATCCTCTACCCCAAGCCCGTCAGCTTCAAGTTCTACAAGGACTCTGTGAAGTTTGTCCTGTTCCTCGCTGTCCTGG CTTTTATCGGCACGCTGTACAGCATCCTCATCTTGGTTAAAAACCAG GTTCCCGTGGGGCAAATCATCATCCGTGCCCTCGACCTCGTCACCGTCATCGTGCCGCCGGCTCTCCCGGCCGCTATGACCGTGGGCACCATCTACGCCCAGAACAGGCTGAAGAAACAGGGCATCTTCTGCATCAGCCCTCCCCGCATCAACCTGTGCGGCAAGATCCGCCTGGTTTGCTTCGACAAG ACCGGGACGCTCACGGAGGAAGGGCTGGATGTCTGGGGAGTGGTCCCGCTGGAGAACCACCGTTTCATGCCTGTCGTCTACGAGCCACGCCACCTGCCCGGCGGCCCCCTGCTCTATGCCCTGGCCGCCTGCCACACCGTCTCGCTGCTGCGGGCGCAGCCCATCGGGGACCCCGTGGACCTCAAGATGATGGAATCCACCGGCTGG CGCCTGGAGATGATGGAGGAGGATGAAGGCGAGCTGCCCAGCTTCCAGCAGTTTGGGACGAAGGTCCTGGCCGTGATGAAGCCTCCGCCCGAGGCAGAACAGCCGCCAGGCAGG AAGCACCAGTCACCCGTGGGGATCCTCCGGcgcttccccttctcctcctccctgcagagGACAAGCGTCCTGGCAAAGCTGCCTGGTGAGGATGCAGCCCAAGCCTATGTCAAGGGGGCACCGGAGATGGTGGCCAGCCTTTGCAGGAAGGAAACAG TGCCCCCGGATTTCTCCCAGATGCTGCGGCTCTACACCACGGACGGTTTCCGCGTCCTGGCTCTGGCTTACAAACCTCTGAGCACGGTGACGACCTTCGAGGAGGCCCTGCAGCTGACGAG GGactctgcagagagcagcctgACCTTCCTTGGGTTCCTCGTCATGAAAAACGTCCTCAAGCCAGAGTCCGAGCCCGTGATCCGCCTCCTGAGGAACGCCAACGTCCGCCCCGTCATGGTGACAG gagacAACATGCTGACAGCCGTGAACGTGGCCAGGAGCTGCCGCATGGTGGAGCCCAAGGAGCAGGTCATCTTTGTGAGCGCCTGCCCGCCCAGCCACGACAAACCTGCTGCCCTGAAATTCATCCCCGCCGAGCTCTCACAGGGCGAGGAGCAGCCGGAG GGTCTGTACCAGCAGGATGGGTGCCTCCCGCAGCCCTGCCACCTGGCGCTGAACGGCAAGTCCTTCGCTGTGGTTCGCGAGCACTTTCCTGAGCTGCTGCCCAAG ATCCTCATCCGAGCAACAGTTTTTGCCCGCATGTCGCCCGACCAGAAGACTCAGCTGGTGTGCAGCCTGCAGGAGCTCAA CTACTGCGTGGGGATGTGCGGGGATGGGGCCAACGACTGCGGGGCGCTGAAGGCAGCCGACGTGGGCATCTCGCTCTCGGAGGCAGAGGCATCTGTGGCATCGCCGTTCACCTCCCGCATTGCCAACATCGAGTGTGTGCCCACGGTCATCCG GGAGGGCAGGTGCTCGCTGGTCACCTCCTTCGGGGTGTTTAAGTACATGGCCCTGTACAGCCTGGTGCAGTTCGTGTCCGTGCTGCTGCTCTACACG ATTAACACCAACCTGAGCGACTTCCAGTTCCTCTTCTTCGACCTGATCATCACCACCACCGTGGCGGTGCTGATGGGTCGGACGGGTCCCGCCAAGGAGCTGGGAGCCGAGCGTCCCCAAGGGGCGCTGATCAGCGTCCTcgtgctgggcagcctgctcctccAGACGGCTCTGCTCATCACTGTGCAAGTCCTCAGCTACTTCATCACCGTCTCGCAGAGCTG GTACGTGCCACTGAACAGCACGGTGACGGCTCCCCAGAACCTGCCCAACTATGAGAACACCGTCCTCTTCTGCGTCACGGGCTTCCAGTACCTCATCCTGGCAGTCGCCATGTCCAAGGGGTACCCATTTCGGGAGCCGCTCTACACCAATG TGCTCTTCCTGGCGGTCCTCGTCATCCTCTTTGGCCTCATGGTATGGCTGACCCTGTATCCGCTGGGCTTCCCCAAAACCCTGCTGAAGCTGCAGGGCATCGATGACTTGAAtttcaagctgctgctgctgggaattGCCACGCTCAACTTCTTCGCCGCCTTCGTGCTGGAG ACCGCCCTGGACCACGGCTTGCTCAGCTGCTTGCGCAAGCTGCGCAGGAAGAAAGCATCCAAAAAGCTTTtcaagaggctggagaaggagctgagccagcagcagccatctTGGCCACCCCTTAACGAACCGCTCATCGCTACTCCCAGGCTGTCCATCGCCGTGAGATAG